Part of the Salvelinus fontinalis isolate EN_2023a chromosome 1, ASM2944872v1, whole genome shotgun sequence genome is shown below.
ATGAATTTGATACTTCTGTTGGACGTTGTCATGAATATACCATCCCGCCCCCCTCCCAtgactgagggtctgtgtaggaTTGACTGAGAGTCACTTGTGCAGTGATCCACTCATACTGGACGACAAATGCAAGCACACTGCCACACCACCAGGGTGCTCTGTTCTGGCCCCCACTACCAGGACACACCACAACCAGGGCCTTACACATCTCTGTCCTCTCCCGCTCTGCCTAATAGGTGACTCTGCTTTGGAGACTATCGTCCCCttctcccactctctcacacAGTCACCTCCGTCTTACTGTTGGTCACAAAGTAAGGCTGAGTGGGCAGGAAGTGCTGACTGTGGCTCTGGGAGCGGGACTGACTGTGCAGCTCGTTGATCTGCTCCACCGTGCACTGGGGCCTCTTGGAGCCGTAACCCTTCCTCCTACCCACCGTCTCAGTCCCGTCCCAGCCCTTCGGCCCCATTCCTCCCCCCATCCCCCTGGGGACTGCGATGGTGTTGGAGCTGTAGGCAAGCGAGTGGTGTTGTTGCTGCTGatgttggtggtgttgttggtggtgagGACCAGGAACCGTCCCGGTGTGGTGGTGAGGACCAGGAACCATCCCGATGTGGTGGTGAGGCCCCGGGAAAGTCCCTGTTCTAGTCATGCTGGACATGGTCATGGCTCCTGGACCTTTATTACTGAGCCTGTCACCACTGTTGCTGAGTCTTTGGGGCTTCTGTCCGTTCTGCTTGGGTGCGGTCAGCATGGTGGAGCCCTGGTAGCTGCTGGATAGGATGGGCAAACTGCTGGGCATCTCTGTGATGTAGGTGGCCACTGGCTTGGGGCCCAGGGATCCCAGGGTGCTGATGGGACTCAAAGGGTTGTTGTGGGCCATGGAGTTGTTGTGGGCCATGGAGTTGTTGTGGGCAATGGGGTTTTTGTGAGCCATGGGGTTGTTGTGGGCCATGGAGTTGTTGTGGGCCATGGAGTTGTTGTGGGCCATGGGGTTGTTGTGGGCCATGGAGTTGTTGTGGGCCATGGGGTTGATGTGGGACATGGGTTTGGTGTGGGCCATGGGGTTGATGTGGGGCATGGGGTTGTTGTGGGCCATGGGGTTGTTGTGGGGCATGGGGTTGTTGTGGGGCATGGGGTTGATGTGGGCCATGGGGTTGTTGTGGGCCATGGGGTTGTTGTGGGCCATGGGGTTGTTGTGGGGCATGGGGTTGTTGTGGGCCATGGGGTTGTTGTGGGCCATGGGGTTGTTGTGCGCCATGGGGTTGTTCATTGGATTGTGGGTCAAGGTGGGGTTATTCATTGGGTTGTGGGACATAGCGTTGTTGGTCATGGGGTTCATAGGTCGCATAGGGTTCATGTGTTGGAGGGGGAGGCCTCCTTTGGACGGCAGCTCCATCATCAGACGCGGTTTGTTGTAGAAGTCACCGTTGGACTTGGCCGCTGCATGGGGATAGAGGCAGAAGCACAGGTTAGGGAAAGAGGTTTCCTAGTTTATAACACAGATGGGCAACTACGCTCCTCAAGCACTTTTGGTATCCTATATACTGTAAAAGTAGAAAAAAGTATTATCTTTATTTACAAGGACAACATTTTCAGTTATTTTTCAGGTTGTGCACTTACAATTACCTTCAACTCTGGTTCTTACTGTAATACACTCTGGTTCTTACTGTAATACACTCTGGTTCTTACTGTAATACAAGCTGGTTCTTACTGTAATACACTGGTTCTTACTTTAATACACTCTGGTTCTTACTGTAATATCATACCGATAACAAACATGTAGCATTGTTCAGATAATAAGGAACTCACATCCTTCAGCCATGTCATTCAGGTTCCATTCATcacacccactctctctcacactgcatCTCAGATTATCAATGACAAACTTTATTATGAACATTAGTTTCCTTTATCGAGCCTTGAGTCTAAaagaaaatatgttttcacttaaCCCTATGGGAGGAGAAACGTATATTATATTTCGATCAACCTTTCTAACGGCCGTGTATTCATCCAGACAGACTCCCCTCAAGGAAAAACACATGAATTTCACGTGATCACATATGAttttatgtgaagttaatgtgataacatgtgcAAGACGTGATAACAGATGACAACATTTGAGCACATGTGAAAACCCACATGTGAAAACCCAGGTGTCAAATGCAATTGAGATATTTTATCTTAAAAGGCATAATTGACATTATTCAAATTAAACAGGCATGGTCCCTGCAGGTTTTGTCTTGTTCCTGGTTTGTTCAAGGGACATCCCAAGAAAGTTTTTAGGATGTTCTTAGAATGTTGTGTCATGGTCAGCTGGAGGTTTTTGTCTATTTGTCTAGTTGCAGTGAAAATAGAGTAAATACACTAGTTAGTGTATTTTTACAGCTAAATTAAGGTATGaatgtcttggttacgttgagggagaggttgttattctggcaccacacggccaggtctctgactcgtcgttgtcggtgatcaggcctaccactgttgtgtcatctgcaagcttaatgatggtgttggagtcgtgcctggccatgcagtcgtgggtgaacagggagtacaggaggggactgagcacgcacccctggggagctccagtgttgaggatcagtgtgacagatgtgttgctacctaccctcaccacctgggggcggcccgtcaggaagtccaggatccagttgcagagggaggtgtttagtcccaggatccttagcttagtgatgagctttgagggtactatggtgttgaacgctgagctgtagtcaatgaatagcattctaacataagtgttccttttgtccaggtgggaaagggcagtgtggagtgcaatagaggttgcatcatctgtggatctgtttagacggtatgcaaattggagtgggtctagggtttctggtataatgctgttgatgtgagccattaccagcctttcaaagcacttcatggcaacGGACgttagtgctacgggtctgtagtcatttaggcaggttgcctttgtgttcttgggcacagggactatggtggtctgcttgaaacatgttggtaatacagactcaatcagggacatgttgaaaatgtcagtgaagacgccTGCCAGGTGGTCAGCACATGCCTGGagaacacgtcctggtaatccatctggccccacagccttgtttgtgtatgttgacctgtttaaaggtcttactcacgttggctacggagagcgtgatcacacagtcgtcaggACGAGCTGATGTTcgcatgcatgcctcagtgttgcttgcctcaaagcgagcatagaagtgatttagctcatctggtaggctcgtgtcactgggcagctcgcggctgtgcttccctttgtagtctgtaatagtttgcaagccctgccacataagacaagtgtcggagccggtgtagtatgattcaatcttagccctgtattgacactttgcctgtttaatggttcgtcgcagggcatagtaggatttcttgtaagcttccgagTTAGAGTCTCGCAccttgaaagctgcagctctaccctttagctcagtgcgaatgttgcctgtaatccatggcttctggttggggtttgtacgtacagtcactgtggggacgatgtcctcgatgcactttttgataaagccagtgactgatgaggtatactcctcaatgccatcggaagaatcccagaacatgttccagtctgtgatagcaaaacagtcctgtagttaagcatctgcttcatctgaccacttttttatagaccgagtcactggtgcttcctgctttaatttttgcttgtaagcaggaatcaggaggatagagttgtggacggatttaccaaatggagggcgagggagagctttgtaggcgtctctgtgtgtggagtacaggtgatctagattttattcccctctggttgcacatttaacatgttgatggaaatttggtagaactgatttaagtttccctgcattaaagtctccggccactaggagcaccgcctctgggtgagtggtttcctgtttgcttatttccttttacagctgactgagtgcggtcttagtgccagcatctgtctgtggtggtaaataaacaaccatgaaaagtatagctgaaaactctctaggcaagtagtgtagcctgcaatttatcacaatatactctacttcaggcgagcaaattctagagacttccttagatttcgtgcaccagctgttgtttacaaatatgcacagaccaccctcccttgtcttaccggtgtgctgttctatcttgccggtgcagcgtgtatcccgctagctgaataccatgtcgtcattcagccacgattccgtgaaacataggatattacagtttttgatgtcccgttggtaggatattcgtgatctagtttattgtccaatgattgcacgttggcgagtagtattgacggtaatggcagctttcccactcgccttttccgggtcctgaccaggcatctggctctttgtcctctgtagctgcgtcgcttcctcttgcaaataacggggatgtcggcactgtggggtgtttggagattgtcttctgtgtcctgcttgttgaagaaaaaatctttgtctaatccagGTGAGTGATTGCtctcctgatatccagaagctcttttttgccataagatatggttgcagaaacattatgtacaaaataagttacaaataacgcgaaaaaaaacacataatagcacaattggttaggagaccgtAAAACTGCTGGCATTTCTTCCGGCTCCATTttcgctgtagctctgccaccttctgacatactgtacaagcAGCCAatggcggatgtggtggattgagacgcagccaatgcaagaaaacagatatctctagcttaaagaGACAGAATTTGATCTGGATTTTTAAATTATGCTAACATCGACTCTAGGGGTTTAAATAATACACATTGGCATTTAAGCCAATTATATTAtatgactgagagactgaaaaacagtttctatctcaaggccatcagcctATTAAACAGCCATgcctagcacattagaggctgttGCCTATAAACATagactaggaatcactggccactttaaggaatggaacactagtcactttaataatgtttacatatctggcattactcatctcatatgtatatactgttttctatactattctacggtatcttagtcacttaataatgcttacatatattgtattactcatctcatatgtatatactgtttttctatactattctaagGTATCATAGTCACTTAATAATGCTTACATAtattgtattactcatctcatatgtatatagtgtagtctatactattctactgtatcttagttcgttccgctctgacatcactcgtccatatgtatatagtcttaattcattcctacttagatttgtgtgtactgggtatatgttgtgtaatttgttaaatattacttgttagatattaccacACTGTCTgagctagaagcacaaacatttcgctatACCCGCAATAACATATGCTAATCACGTGGATGTgaccaattttttttatttgatttgactgTTGCCTCCTGTTTAAGTTTATTGTGTTGGTAATgacctttttttaaattataatttTGGGGGGGAGGTCGTTAGCTACAGTATCTTCAGCATAGCCtagcttttagctagctagctagctagctgctctgCGGTCCAAGCTAGCTTGACTTGCTAGAAAGTTATAGAAATAAGTTGAGGAAAAAGTAactaaacaaaacatatttattatcAACTGAAACAATATGTCTTTCCTGTTTTGAATGAAAATGTCATATTTTGCAatctcccaaaataaatgtgatATCTGACGAGAGACTATGCTCTCCTCCTTCTTGTCTTGCGTTGTGAAATCAAGGGGCCAGGATTCTGGTCTAGAAGCACAGCTTTGACTGCTCCTACAGTTTTGCGTTGGTACTGTAGTTTTAACTGACGCCCGGCCCAGAAAGACAATTTCCATACACCGCCACATAGAGAAGTCAGATTAGAAAATTTCTAAGACACTTTAATCATCACCTTTGTGCACAAAACATCCATTGAATTAGTCAAATAATTGTTGCTGAGGCCAATCCTATTTTACATCCCTCACAGCCAAAGATACAGTTTTAGCATTTTATAGTCATCCAATGTCTGCCATGTTTTTGGACCTTGTGATGATGTAGTCGCTGCTTGCGCTGCTCCCTGTGTGCACTGAGTGCTAGTGCACATGTGATGTTAatcttttttaaatcaaattgaaTTGTACATGCTtcctaaacaacaggtgtagactaacctagcgctccggtaccacttgccatgaggtagtagagagaacagtccatgacctGGGCGGCTGGAGTCCTTCACAATCTCCAGGGCCTTCCCTCGcctggcatagaggtcctggatgtcagggatGTTGGTCCCTATAAACCGTATGCAACACGGATATAGACGGTCCATGAATCGACGTATGGAAACGTGAGTAGATTGGAAAACATAAAGGAAAATGCCTCACACTGCGgctcatgctcccaggtgatatttatATTCAACGTTTTGACCTTTAGATCTTCATTAGGCAACGTGAGTAGATTACCTTGACAACAACAGGCGGACATCTAAGATGCAGTCTACAGttcttattatacctcagtgtgTGTAACCCTATCCTATGCTCTCCAGCCAGTAGCGGAACAAGACTGAATGAAATTGACGAGCTGTGTAATGAAATATGTCACGATGTAAATGGGGCATCATGATGAAGTCTCCCCTGCTCATGGTGTTGTTCATGCACTGCTTGATAGCAGCCAAGTCAAGCATGTTTTAGAACACAGCAACAGGTTCTTCCTCCCACTGAGTACAGACTTGCCATCTGATCCAAAACATTAGTCGATACTCGCTCAGCTGCTGCCCGTAATGGATCCTTTCCCAGATATGGAAAGCCGTTCAGCATGAATCCGAATAATACTCATCAGAGATGTCTTGATCTGAGTATTTTTCATTCAGATCTTGTAGCAACACTAACACAACATGTGCATTCATTCCTCTTGGTCTAGCAGTTGGAAATGATGCACACGCTCATTGTGTAGCCTACTCCAACTAGGCCAAAATTAGACTGATAAAGAATTTTTGGATTCGGTGGACTGATACAGGGTACACCGTTTTGAGATTATAATTAGAATAGATACACTAGAATGGTGCACCCTTGTGATTACATAACTATTCATTGTTCGCTT
Proteins encoded:
- the LOC129861943 gene encoding protein shisa-9A-like, with translation MRGKYFILGYLLVKVMALVCKADGEPGQLEGFVMMTTCNGSREDEGAGFSEPPHTEDRCRGYYDVMGQWDPPFVCKTGDYLYCCGTCGFRFCCSYKTSRLDQSTCKNYDTPVWMMTGQTPFKKNDLRHDPTKDKTNLIVYIICGVVAIMALVGIFTKLGLEKAHRPQRENMTRAVQSVLQVGCPGEQFQGEDTLGMHAQNYDTRANNLQGGQMNNNVGPGPTMGQPHPYPALSQNRPGKELNKYASLKLVAAKSNGDFYNKPRLMMELPSKGGLPLQHMNPMRPMNPMTNNAMSHNPMNNPTLTHNPMNNPMAHNNPMAHNNPMAHNNPMPHNNPMAHNNPMAHNNPMAHINPMPHNNPMPHNNPMAHNNPMPHINPMAHTKPMSHINPMAHNNSMAHNNPMAHNNSMAHNNSMAHNNPMAHKNPIAHNNSMAHNNSMAHNNPLSPISTLGSLGPKPVATYITEMPSSLPILSSSYQGSTMLTAPKQNGQKPQRLSNSGDRLSNKGPGAMTMSSMTRTGTFPGPHHHIGMVPGPHHHTGTVPGPHHQQHHQHQQQQHHSLAYSSNTIAVPRGMGGGMGPKGWDGTETVGRRKGYGSKRPQCTVEQINELHSQSRSQSHSQHFLPTQPYFVTNSKTEVTV